In Hamadaea flava, a genomic segment contains:
- a CDS encoding TetR/AcrR family transcriptional regulator yields the protein MTDTMSSTDVDLRRPVSRRGAGRREAICEAVFELLAEVGYDRMTMDHVAERAHASKATIYRTWTDKPEMVVDAIVQHFGEEPPPVDTGSLRGDLLDLMDRACTAANRADGDVITGLITAAGHTPALAEALQRTILESKAFLFTTIVDRAIARGEVPVGTGARTLQEVMHAMIVSHKTWQCGPMAEAYAVHVVDDVLLPVLKRSPC from the coding sequence ATGACCGACACCATGTCTAGCACGGACGTCGACCTGCGCCGACCCGTCTCGCGCCGGGGGGCGGGTCGCCGCGAGGCGATCTGCGAGGCGGTCTTCGAGTTGCTCGCCGAGGTCGGCTACGACCGGATGACGATGGACCACGTGGCGGAGCGCGCGCACGCCAGCAAGGCCACCATCTACCGGACGTGGACCGACAAGCCGGAGATGGTCGTCGACGCCATCGTCCAGCACTTCGGGGAGGAACCACCCCCGGTCGACACCGGGTCGCTCCGTGGCGACCTGCTCGACCTCATGGACCGGGCGTGCACGGCCGCGAACCGTGCCGACGGCGACGTCATCACCGGCCTCATCACCGCGGCGGGTCACACGCCCGCCCTCGCCGAGGCGTTGCAGCGCACCATTCTGGAGTCCAAGGCGTTCCTGTTCACCACCATCGTGGACCGGGCGATCGCCCGGGGCGAGGTTCCGGTGGGCACCGGCGCCCGGACGCTCCAAGAAGTGATGCACGCCATGATCGTGAGCCATAAGACGTGGCAGTGCGGGCCGATGGCGGAGGCGTACGCGGTGCACGTCGTGGATGACGTGCTGCTGCCTGTGCTGAAACGGTCTCCCTGCTGA
- a CDS encoding ribonuclease Z → MTRELIVLGTASQVPTRQRSHNAYLLRFDEYGVLFDPGEGAQRQMLLAGMPASAVDRICLTHFHGDHCLGLPGVIQRLSLDGVEHPVPVHFPATGAAYFERLRHASSFVDHAPVEAAPIEADGLIGTLPFGSLYAQRLHHSVDSFGYRLVEPDGRRMLPDRLAAAGIYGAAIGRLQRDGGPLLDQVSEVRPGQIVAFVMDTGLCPAAVELAADADLLVIEATFLSTETELAAISGHLTAAQAGWIAAEAGVRKLVLTHFSQRYTEPRAFAEEAAQAFSGEIVVAEDLTRIPLPPRR, encoded by the coding sequence GTGACCCGTGAGCTGATCGTCCTCGGCACCGCTAGCCAGGTGCCGACCCGCCAGCGCAGCCACAACGCGTACCTGCTGCGGTTCGACGAGTACGGTGTGCTGTTCGATCCGGGTGAGGGCGCGCAACGGCAGATGCTGCTCGCCGGGATGCCTGCCTCGGCGGTCGACCGGATTTGCCTCACTCACTTCCACGGGGATCACTGTCTGGGGCTGCCCGGGGTCATCCAGCGGCTGTCACTGGACGGTGTCGAGCATCCGGTGCCGGTGCACTTCCCGGCGACCGGGGCGGCGTACTTCGAGCGGTTGCGGCACGCCAGCTCGTTCGTCGACCATGCCCCGGTGGAGGCGGCTCCGATCGAGGCCGACGGGCTCATCGGGACGCTGCCCTTCGGCTCCCTGTACGCCCAGCGTCTGCATCATTCCGTCGACTCCTTCGGCTACCGGCTGGTCGAGCCGGACGGGCGGCGGATGCTGCCGGACCGGTTGGCCGCGGCGGGGATCTACGGCGCGGCGATCGGCCGGTTGCAGCGCGACGGCGGCCCGCTGCTCGACCAGGTCAGCGAGGTACGCCCCGGCCAGATCGTGGCGTTCGTGATGGACACCGGGCTCTGCCCGGCCGCCGTCGAGCTGGCTGCCGACGCCGACCTGCTCGTCATCGAGGCCACCTTCCTGAGTACCGAGACCGAACTGGCGGCTATCTCAGGCCATCTGACGGCGGCTCAGGCCGGCTGGATCGCGGCCGAGGCCGGCGTGCGCAAACTCGTCCTCACGCACTTCTCGCAGCGCTACACCGAGCCGCGCGCCTTCGCCGAGGAGGCCGCGCAAGCGTTCTCGGGCGAAATCGTCGTCGCGGAGGATCTGACGCGCATTCCGCTCCCGCCCCGCCGCTGA
- a CDS encoding penicillin acylase family protein, with protein MSVKIQTRATLVLALTAAMVAVAPAAPASAASAYLKTNDYCLDQCNDILPPGENGNATLAGILLHQSIGTRPAHSADQLAAYANLLSAYTGLTDEQIGQFYNDGAFGVPAGQVESTISPRSDVTIVRDKATGVPHVTGTTREGTMFGAGYAGAQDRLFLMDLLRHVGRGTLTSFAGGSPGNQDLEQSVWRNSPYTEADLQAQVNALQNNGTRGALLYADITQYIAGVNAYINHCMTQSPVDCPGEYVLTGHLDAITNEGGPEPFKVTDIVAISGVVGGLFGGGGGGEMASALVRVEAQAKYGATVGDQVWRAFREQNDPETLLTLHNGQSFPYGQSPANATGVVLPDRGTTAGVPVVYNRTGSAGVSAEAVEPATERKGMSNAIVVSGSMTATGNPIAVFGPQTGYFSPQLLMLEELQGPGISARGASFAGVNLYVQLGRGQDYAWSATSAGQDITDTYAVQLCETNGSTPTVNSMAYLFRGVCTPMETLRQNNAWQPTTADSTPAGSYSLITYRTKYGLVTHRGLAGGVPTAYTSLRSTYRHEADSAIGFQMFNDPSQMGDAVAFNNSASNVGYAFNWFYVNNTQAAYFNSGSNPQRQSTADPNLPQKADAAHEWVNWNPDTNTAAYTPASAHPQAVNQDFFVSWNNKQAGDYSAADGNFSFGPVHRAQLLDKGVRAASAGGHKLTRADVVRVMADAAVSDLRVTETLDLALDVIESQTVTDAGQAALVSSLRTWLNAGGRRVETSAGSHAYQYADAIRVFDAWWPLLVSGEFKSSLGDGLYSSLVGAMQINESPSGGQQDPAGSGGSLNDTQGHKGSSFQHGWWGYVSKDLRSVLGRPVSGPLAATYCGGGSLTACRSMLLSTLSSASATPAATVYPADKYCSAGDQWCADSVVQSPLGGITDDKISWQNRPTYQQVVSFPAHRGDNIANLANGRTATASSTQFLTSNTPGKAVDASDGSRWSSSYNDSNWIKVDLGSAQTVGRVLLHWESAYGRAYRIEVSSDNSTWTTVWSTTTGNGGLDIDAFSPVTARYVRMTGVTRGTSYGYSLWEFEVYAK; from the coding sequence AGATCGGCCAGTTCTACAACGACGGCGCCTTCGGGGTGCCGGCCGGACAGGTGGAGAGCACCATCAGCCCCCGGTCCGACGTCACCATCGTGCGCGACAAGGCGACCGGCGTACCACACGTCACGGGCACGACCAGGGAAGGCACGATGTTCGGCGCCGGGTACGCCGGAGCGCAGGACCGGCTGTTCCTCATGGATCTGCTGCGGCACGTCGGCCGGGGCACCCTGACGAGCTTCGCGGGTGGCTCACCCGGCAATCAGGACCTGGAGCAGAGCGTCTGGCGCAACTCGCCCTACACCGAGGCCGACCTCCAAGCTCAGGTCAACGCCCTGCAGAACAACGGCACCCGCGGCGCGCTGCTGTACGCCGATATCACGCAGTACATCGCGGGCGTCAACGCGTACATCAACCACTGCATGACACAGTCGCCGGTGGACTGCCCCGGCGAGTACGTACTGACCGGCCACCTGGACGCGATCACCAACGAGGGCGGGCCCGAACCGTTCAAGGTGACCGACATCGTGGCAATCTCCGGCGTCGTCGGCGGCCTGTTCGGCGGTGGCGGCGGCGGTGAGATGGCTTCGGCCCTCGTCCGTGTGGAAGCCCAGGCGAAGTACGGCGCCACCGTCGGCGACCAGGTCTGGCGCGCCTTCCGGGAGCAGAACGATCCCGAGACGCTGCTGACTCTCCACAATGGCCAGAGCTTCCCGTACGGGCAGTCGCCCGCGAACGCCACCGGGGTGGTACTCCCCGACCGGGGCACGACGGCCGGCGTACCAGTGGTCTACAACCGGACCGGGTCGGCCGGGGTCTCCGCCGAGGCCGTCGAACCCGCCACCGAACGCAAGGGCATGTCGAACGCGATCGTGGTCTCCGGCTCGATGACGGCGACCGGCAACCCCATCGCCGTCTTCGGCCCGCAGACCGGCTACTTCTCCCCGCAGCTGCTCATGCTGGAGGAGTTGCAGGGACCGGGCATCAGCGCCCGCGGCGCGTCCTTCGCCGGAGTCAACCTCTACGTGCAGCTCGGCCGAGGCCAGGACTACGCCTGGAGCGCCACCTCCGCCGGGCAGGACATCACCGACACGTACGCCGTCCAGCTGTGCGAGACCAATGGGTCCACCCCCACGGTGAACTCGATGGCGTACCTGTTCCGTGGGGTGTGCACGCCGATGGAGACGCTGCGGCAGAACAACGCCTGGCAGCCGACCACGGCGGACTCGACGCCGGCTGGCTCCTACTCCCTGATCACCTATCGCACGAAGTACGGCCTGGTCACGCATCGCGGGCTGGCCGGGGGCGTGCCGACGGCGTACACGTCGCTGCGCTCGACCTATCGGCACGAGGCCGACTCCGCGATCGGCTTCCAGATGTTCAACGACCCGTCGCAGATGGGCGACGCCGTCGCGTTCAACAACTCGGCGTCCAACGTCGGGTATGCCTTCAACTGGTTCTACGTGAACAACACCCAGGCGGCGTACTTCAACTCGGGTTCGAACCCGCAGCGGCAGTCCACCGCCGATCCGAACCTGCCGCAGAAGGCCGACGCCGCACACGAATGGGTCAACTGGAACCCCGACACGAACACGGCGGCGTACACCCCGGCGAGTGCCCATCCGCAGGCGGTGAACCAGGACTTCTTCGTCAGCTGGAACAACAAGCAGGCCGGGGACTACAGCGCCGCCGACGGCAACTTCAGCTTCGGCCCCGTTCATCGGGCGCAGTTGCTGGACAAGGGCGTACGCGCGGCCAGTGCGGGCGGGCACAAACTCACCCGCGCCGACGTCGTCCGCGTCATGGCCGACGCGGCGGTCTCCGACCTGCGGGTGACCGAGACGCTGGACCTGGCGCTGGACGTCATCGAGAGCCAGACCGTCACCGACGCCGGCCAGGCCGCTCTGGTCAGCAGCCTGCGAACCTGGCTGAACGCGGGCGGGCGACGGGTCGAGACGTCGGCCGGCTCGCACGCCTACCAGTACGCCGACGCGATCCGCGTGTTCGACGCCTGGTGGCCGCTGCTGGTGTCCGGCGAGTTCAAGTCCTCGCTGGGCGACGGCCTATACAGCTCGCTCGTCGGCGCGATGCAGATCAACGAGTCGCCGTCGGGCGGGCAGCAGGATCCGGCCGGCAGCGGCGGATCGCTGAACGACACCCAGGGGCACAAGGGCTCGTCGTTCCAGCACGGCTGGTGGGGCTACGTGAGCAAGGACCTGCGCTCGGTGCTCGGCCGGCCGGTCAGCGGCCCGCTCGCCGCGACCTACTGCGGCGGCGGCAGCCTGACCGCCTGCCGGTCGATGCTGCTCAGCACGTTGAGCAGCGCCTCGGCGACCCCGGCGGCGACGGTGTACCCGGCGGACAAGTACTGCTCGGCGGGCGACCAGTGGTGTGCCGACAGCGTCGTGCAGTCCCCGCTCGGCGGGATCACCGACGACAAGATCAGCTGGCAGAACCGCCCGACCTACCAGCAGGTCGTCTCGTTCCCCGCGCACCGCGGCGACAACATCGCCAACCTGGCCAACGGCAGGACCGCCACCGCGTCCAGCACGCAGTTCCTCACCAGCAACACTCCGGGCAAGGCGGTCGACGCCAGTGACGGCTCGCGCTGGTCCAGCTCCTACAACGACAGCAATTGGATCAAGGTCGATCTCGGCTCGGCCCAGACCGTGGGCCGGGTGTTGCTCCACTGGGAGTCGGCCTACGGGCGCGCGTACCGGATCGAGGTCTCCTCCGACAACAGCACCTGGACCACCGTCTGGTCGACCACGACCGGCAACGGCGGTCTCGACATCGACGCCTTCAGCCCAGTGACCGCGAGATACGTCCGCATGACGGGAGTCACGCGCGGCACGTCCTACGGCTACTCGCTCTGGGAGTTCGAGGTGTACGCGAAATAG
- a CDS encoding 1-phosphofructokinase family hexose kinase, whose product MVFAPAPQLTVTVERPGRGGSDEIHLHAGGQGVWQARMIASLGAQVVFCTALGGEAGRVLANLIEVEGIETRVVETQSRSGAYVHDRRGGQRQEVAVMPGESLGRHEQDELYGLTLTEGLRSRVSVLSGMAETQVLPPDVYRRLAGDLRRNGGTVVADLSGAYLDAVLEGGLTLAKVSHEELVRDGRASTERTVDLIAAMRRLRDRGATAVVATRAEKPALALLPDPEDAIVEVRMPELEPADHHGAGDSMTAGIATVLAQGGDLPAAVRLGAAAGALNVTRHGLGTGRADAVERLVERVSLRAYDGEPMPPMDGHATPDELAHRMQLGGPQ is encoded by the coding sequence ATGGTCTTCGCCCCGGCGCCGCAGCTGACGGTCACCGTCGAGCGGCCCGGCCGGGGCGGCTCCGACGAGATCCACCTCCATGCTGGCGGGCAGGGTGTCTGGCAGGCCCGGATGATCGCCTCGCTCGGCGCGCAGGTGGTGTTCTGCACCGCGCTGGGCGGCGAGGCCGGCCGGGTGCTCGCCAATCTCATCGAGGTCGAGGGCATCGAGACCCGCGTCGTCGAGACCCAGTCCCGGAGTGGGGCGTACGTGCACGACCGGCGCGGCGGGCAACGGCAGGAGGTCGCCGTGATGCCCGGCGAGTCGCTGGGCCGACACGAGCAGGACGAGCTGTACGGGCTCACCCTCACCGAAGGGCTGCGATCTCGGGTCAGCGTGCTCAGCGGGATGGCCGAGACCCAGGTGCTGCCGCCCGACGTCTACCGGCGGCTGGCCGGCGACCTGCGGCGCAACGGCGGGACCGTGGTCGCCGACCTGTCCGGGGCGTACCTGGACGCCGTCCTGGAAGGCGGGCTCACCCTCGCCAAGGTCTCCCACGAGGAACTGGTCCGCGACGGCCGGGCCTCGACCGAGCGGACCGTCGACCTCATCGCGGCGATGCGGCGGCTCCGCGACCGGGGTGCGACGGCCGTGGTCGCCACGCGCGCCGAGAAGCCCGCGCTCGCGTTGCTGCCCGATCCCGAGGACGCGATCGTCGAGGTACGCATGCCCGAGCTGGAACCCGCCGATCACCACGGTGCCGGGGACTCCATGACGGCCGGGATCGCGACCGTGCTGGCCCAGGGCGGTGATCTGCCCGCCGCCGTACGCCTCGGCGCGGCCGCCGGAGCGCTCAACGTGACCCGGCACGGACTCGGCACCGGCCGGGCCGACGCCGTCGAGCGCCTGGTCGAGCGGGTGTCGCTGCGGGCGTACGACGGAGAGCCGATGCCGCCCATGGACGGGCACGCCACCCCGGACGAACTGGCGCATCGCATGCAGCTGGGAGGCCCGCAATGA
- a CDS encoding MFS transporter yields MSNDTSTARRSVATPSRADAGQATSHPPDPKRWLALTVIAIAQLMVVLDATIVNIAMPSAQEALNISQADRQWIVTAYTLAFGGLLLLGGRIADFAGRKRMLLIGLAGFALASALGGVAQNAGMLFAARALQGVFGALLAPAALSLITVTFTEVKERAKAFGVFGAISGGGAAIGLILGGLLTQYLDWRWCLLVNIPVAAIAIFLAIPIVRESKAEGDTKYDIPGAVLSTAGLVTLVYGFTKAAEDGWTSGVTLSLFALSAVLLIAFVIVEVRSSHPLLPMRVVLQRNRGGSYLTSVTLGAGMMGMFLFMTYYFQGTLQYSPLKSGVAYLPFSAGIILTAGLGSAILPKVGPRVMMTVGALLATGGMLWLTQLKADSSYPKLILPALVIMAVGMACCFVPLGNTALSGVANHDAGVASAMINTSQQVGGSLGVAVLNTVFTTAVANYIVDNGGPTPQNQALGAIHGYNVAFTVSAILLAVSAVITFVMIRRDKTNSVAAGAAVHIG; encoded by the coding sequence ATGTCTAACGACACCTCGACGGCGCGCCGCTCCGTCGCCACCCCGTCCCGGGCCGACGCCGGTCAAGCGACGTCGCACCCGCCAGACCCCAAGCGCTGGCTGGCGCTGACCGTCATCGCGATCGCCCAGCTCATGGTGGTCCTCGACGCGACCATCGTGAACATCGCGATGCCGTCGGCCCAGGAGGCGCTGAACATCTCGCAGGCCGACCGGCAGTGGATCGTCACGGCGTACACGCTGGCCTTCGGTGGTCTGCTGCTGCTGGGCGGCCGGATCGCCGACTTCGCCGGGCGTAAGCGGATGCTGCTCATCGGCCTCGCCGGGTTCGCGCTCGCCTCCGCGCTGGGCGGTGTGGCGCAGAACGCCGGGATGCTCTTCGCCGCCCGTGCGCTCCAGGGCGTCTTCGGCGCGCTGCTCGCTCCGGCCGCGCTGTCCCTGATCACGGTGACGTTCACCGAGGTCAAGGAGCGCGCCAAGGCGTTCGGCGTGTTCGGCGCCATCTCCGGCGGCGGCGCGGCGATCGGCCTGATCCTGGGCGGTCTGCTCACCCAGTACCTCGACTGGCGCTGGTGCCTGCTGGTGAACATCCCGGTCGCGGCGATCGCGATCTTCCTGGCGATCCCGATCGTCCGCGAGAGCAAGGCCGAGGGCGACACCAAGTACGACATCCCCGGCGCGGTGCTGTCCACCGCGGGCCTGGTCACCCTCGTCTACGGCTTCACCAAGGCCGCCGAGGACGGCTGGACCTCCGGCGTGACGCTGAGCCTGTTCGCGCTCTCGGCGGTGCTGCTCATCGCGTTCGTCATCGTCGAGGTGCGCAGCTCGCACCCGCTACTGCCGATGCGTGTCGTGTTGCAGCGCAACCGGGGCGGCTCGTACCTCACCTCGGTCACCCTGGGCGCGGGCATGATGGGCATGTTCCTGTTCATGACCTACTACTTCCAGGGCACCCTGCAGTACTCGCCGCTCAAGAGCGGTGTGGCGTACCTGCCGTTCTCGGCGGGGATCATCCTCACCGCCGGGCTCGGCAGCGCGATCCTGCCCAAGGTCGGCCCGCGCGTGATGATGACCGTCGGCGCGCTGCTCGCGACCGGCGGCATGCTGTGGCTGACTCAGCTGAAGGCGGACTCGTCCTACCCGAAGCTGATCCTGCCCGCCCTGGTCATCATGGCGGTCGGCATGGCCTGCTGCTTCGTGCCGCTCGGTAACACCGCGCTGTCGGGCGTGGCCAACCACGACGCCGGCGTGGCGAGCGCGATGATCAACACCTCGCAGCAGGTCGGCGGTTCGCTCGGCGTCGCCGTGCTCAACACGGTGTTCACCACGGCGGTGGCCAACTACATCGTCGACAATGGCGGTCCGACCCCGCAGAACCAGGCGCTGGGCGCGATCCACGGCTACAACGTGGCGTTCACGGTCAGCGCGATCCTGCTGGCGGTCTCCGCGGTCATCACCTTCGTGATGATCCGCCGGGACAAGACCAACTCGGTCGCCGCGGGCGCTGCCGTCCACATCGGATAG
- a CDS encoding M24 family metallopeptidase yields MATPFTSDEYADRLTRVARAAAGAGQDGLLITPGPDLAYLCGYEPPTTERLTLLVVAADREPVLVVPRLERGDAEKCPGATHLRLVDWPDGVDPYSIAAEVLHASAYAISDSAWAMHVLGLQRTAPHIAYKSMTEVLPMLRAVKGTAELDRLRGAGEAADRAFEAILTMAFAGRRELDVAADLTRLLHDFGHERVDFALVCSGPNGANPHHHAGERVIEDGDMVVLDFGGLRDGYGSDISRTVHVGEATAEELTVHDVVRVAQQAAFDAVAPGVPCEEIDRVARRIITEAGYGEQFVHRTGHGIGMSGHEPPYLVEGERQTLVPGMCFSIEPGIYLKGRFGVRIEDIVTVTESGGERFNLTTRDLAIVG; encoded by the coding sequence ATGGCCACGCCGTTCACCAGCGACGAGTACGCCGACCGTCTGACCCGGGTCGCCCGCGCGGCAGCCGGTGCGGGGCAGGACGGGCTGCTGATCACGCCCGGCCCGGATCTGGCGTACCTGTGCGGATATGAGCCGCCGACCACGGAGCGGCTGACCTTGCTGGTGGTGGCGGCCGACCGGGAACCCGTCCTGGTGGTGCCCCGGCTCGAACGGGGCGACGCGGAGAAGTGCCCCGGCGCGACCCACCTCCGCCTCGTGGACTGGCCCGACGGGGTCGATCCCTACTCGATCGCGGCAGAAGTCCTCCACGCCTCGGCGTACGCCATCTCCGACTCCGCCTGGGCCATGCACGTCCTGGGACTCCAGCGGACCGCGCCGCACATCGCGTACAAGTCGATGACCGAGGTCTTGCCCATGCTCCGGGCCGTGAAGGGCACCGCGGAGCTGGACCGGCTGCGAGGCGCGGGCGAAGCCGCGGACCGCGCGTTCGAGGCGATCCTGACGATGGCCTTCGCCGGACGGCGCGAGCTGGACGTGGCCGCGGACCTGACCCGGCTCTTGCACGACTTCGGCCACGAGCGCGTGGACTTCGCGCTGGTCTGCTCCGGGCCGAACGGCGCGAACCCGCACCACCACGCGGGCGAGCGGGTCATCGAGGACGGCGACATGGTGGTGCTCGACTTCGGCGGCCTGCGCGACGGCTACGGCTCCGACATCAGCCGCACCGTGCACGTGGGCGAGGCGACCGCCGAGGAACTGACCGTCCACGACGTCGTGCGCGTCGCGCAGCAGGCCGCCTTCGACGCCGTCGCCCCGGGCGTCCCGTGCGAGGAGATCGACCGGGTCGCCCGCCGGATCATCACCGAGGCGGGCTACGGCGAGCAGTTCGTCCACCGCACCGGGCACGGCATCGGCATGAGCGGGCACGAACCGCCCTACCTCGTCGAAGGCGAGCGGCAGACCCTCGTGCCCGGGATGTGCTTCTCGATCGAGCCCGGTATCTACCTCAAAGGGCGGTTCGGAGTCCGGATCGAAGACATCGTCACGGTCACCGAGTCCGGCGGCGAACGCTTCAATCTCACCACCCGCGACCTCGCCATCGTCGGCTAG
- a CDS encoding DNA polymerase III subunit beta gives MESTVEFTVATAPFARAAARADRLLPPRAARAGGVRLAVAGRQLRLSASGEEAAVWGDVPATVNTDGVVAVGRRALAATLASLDASEVRVRVEGSRLAIRTGSARFALPLLDPAALGPAPEPPPVAGRTPAGAFTAAVAAVAGAASRDGLPLFSGVRVRSDADRLRLAATDRFRLAVASVPWSGEGPVDVLIPAGILAEAARMLAKPETAEVTVLADADRLGLSWAEGGVVVSSLALPYPDAQLERMLGVRPECVMDVDADLLRAAVERAMPFAGPIGTVTLEAADGVVVVRGSDDGAGDSREEVKAQTTGSTTASYQGRYLLDSLRAFGDDRVVLRFQTGIQPTSITAADTDRTELRYLVVPLRKSP, from the coding sequence ATGGAGTCGACTGTGGAGTTCACCGTGGCGACCGCACCGTTCGCCCGGGCCGCCGCGCGCGCCGACCGGTTGCTGCCGCCGAGAGCGGCCCGGGCGGGCGGCGTACGGCTGGCCGTCGCCGGGCGGCAGCTGCGATTGAGTGCGTCCGGCGAGGAGGCGGCGGTCTGGGGCGATGTTCCCGCGACCGTGAACACCGACGGTGTCGTCGCAGTGGGCCGCCGGGCACTGGCCGCCACGCTCGCCTCGCTCGACGCGTCGGAGGTCCGCGTACGCGTGGAGGGGTCGCGGCTGGCGATCCGGACCGGCTCGGCCCGATTCGCGTTGCCGCTGCTCGATCCGGCCGCGCTCGGTCCCGCACCGGAGCCGCCGCCGGTGGCGGGGCGGACGCCGGCCGGGGCTTTCACGGCGGCCGTCGCGGCGGTCGCCGGTGCCGCGTCCCGAGATGGACTGCCCCTGTTCAGCGGCGTACGCGTCAGGTCGGACGCCGATCGGCTCCGGCTCGCCGCCACGGACCGGTTCCGGCTGGCCGTGGCGTCGGTGCCCTGGTCCGGCGAGGGGCCGGTGGACGTCCTGATCCCGGCGGGCATCCTCGCCGAGGCGGCCCGGATGCTCGCCAAGCCGGAGACGGCGGAGGTGACCGTGCTCGCCGACGCCGACCGGCTCGGGCTGTCCTGGGCCGAGGGCGGCGTCGTGGTGTCGTCGCTCGCGTTGCCCTACCCGGACGCGCAGCTTGAGCGGATGCTGGGCGTACGCCCAGAGTGTGTTATGGACGTGGATGCCGACCTGCTCCGGGCGGCGGTCGAGCGGGCGATGCCGTTCGCCGGTCCGATCGGGACGGTGACACTGGAGGCCGCTGACGGCGTGGTTGTGGTCCGCGGCTCGGACGACGGCGCGGGCGACTCCCGGGAGGAGGTCAAGGCGCAGACCACCGGCTCGACGACCGCCTCCTACCAGGGCCGATACCTCCTGGACTCGCTGCGGGCCTTCGGCGACGACCGGGTGGTGCTGCGATTCCAGACCGGCATTCAACCCACGAGTATCACCGCCGCCGACACTGACCGCACTGAGCTGCGATATCTCGTCGTACCGCTGCGCAAGTCTCCGTAG
- the surE gene encoding 5'/3'-nucleotidase SurE — MTRVVVTNDDGIDAPGLHQLAASLHAAGLDVVVAAPTRERSGSSAGITATEEGGRIVAEERDLPGLPDVCAYAVAATPGFIAMIATRGAFGDPPDLLVSGINRGANCGNAVLHSGTVGAAFTAAIGGIRAMAVSLDVPHGKVDGELHWSTAGRLAVELLPLLDQVPGSVVLNLNVPDAPEIAGVRQAPFGGFGQVQIGLAEITAGAVWTTLEETAELPKVGTDLDLLAQGYATITPVRPLQEAPIKLTLPALPAALAR; from the coding sequence ATGACCAGAGTGGTGGTGACCAACGACGACGGCATCGACGCTCCTGGACTGCATCAGCTCGCGGCCAGCCTGCATGCCGCCGGCCTGGACGTGGTGGTCGCCGCGCCGACCCGGGAACGCAGCGGTAGCAGCGCCGGTATCACGGCGACCGAGGAGGGCGGCCGGATCGTCGCCGAGGAACGCGACCTGCCCGGCCTGCCCGACGTGTGCGCGTACGCCGTCGCGGCGACCCCCGGGTTCATCGCGATGATCGCCACGCGGGGCGCCTTCGGCGATCCGCCCGACCTGTTGGTGTCCGGCATCAACCGCGGCGCGAACTGCGGCAACGCCGTCCTGCACTCCGGCACCGTCGGGGCCGCGTTCACGGCCGCGATCGGGGGCATCCGCGCGATGGCGGTGTCGCTCGACGTCCCGCACGGCAAGGTCGACGGTGAACTGCACTGGTCGACGGCGGGGCGGCTGGCCGTCGAACTGCTGCCATTGCTCGACCAAGTGCCCGGGTCGGTCGTGCTGAACCTCAACGTCCCAGACGCGCCCGAGATCGCCGGAGTCCGGCAGGCCCCGTTCGGCGGCTTCGGACAGGTGCAGATCGGCCTCGCCGAAATCACGGCCGGGGCGGTGTGGACCACCCTGGAGGAGACGGCCGAGCTGCCCAAGGTCGGCACCGACCTGGACCTGCTGGCGCAGGGGTACGCCACGATCACCCCGGTCCGCCCGTTGCAGGAGGCTCCGATCAAGCTCACCCTGCCCGCCCTCCCGGCCGCACTGGCTCGCTGA